The Acanthochromis polyacanthus isolate Apoly-LR-REF ecotype Palm Island chromosome 10, KAUST_Apoly_ChrSc, whole genome shotgun sequence genome includes the window TATATCTGTTTCTTTAGCAACTCAACGCTCCACTACCTCCGCTAGCTGTTTGCCAACTGTGTCATCTGTTTTCCTGCTGAGAAGATGTGTACAGTGAGTTTTTTTGGAGTTTTGTCACTCAAATGAGGTGCCTGCTgtgacccaaaaaaaaaacactgacagtgaATAACATACCAGCTGCTTAACTGCTTTGAGATTATTCAAATCAAGTGTGTAAAATAGTCTGTCTGAAAAAACAGCATTACAtttatctgtttgttgtttttttaaaccctcTTTAAactcctttttctcttttctgtagcaacttttcttgtctttgtacAGCAGAATTGAGCTCTGCAGGAATTTGACTCGGTCAATTATAGTAACAGTTCCACCTAACACACGCGTGCTTATTGAAGTTCAGCAGTCATTTGACGTTCATTCTTCGGAGAGGTGTAGGGGACCTCGCTAAGCGGGACCGGAGGGCTCCACAATCGCCAGGTCTCTGAGGTCACTGAGTTTCCGAGAGAAGGAGCTCAGCCTGGTGCTGAAGGAGCCTCTCTTCTGGCTGTGTTCCTCCCCACGGGCCTTCAAACAAGCACTCAAGCCCTTACAGAGGCCCCTGAGTCGACCCCGGAAATGATTCCCGATGAAGCAGTAGAGCACGGGGTTGATGGCCGAGTTGGAGAAGCCCAAGCAGAGGGTGAGAGGGGTGAGGTTGTCGATGGTCCAGGTTACCCAGCAGCTATCCAGCCAGCCCTCGCTCTTCAGCACGTCTATGAAGGTCACACAGTGAAAGGGGAACCAGCAGAGGAAGAATGCGATGACCACCGCGGCTACTGTCCACAGCACCCTCTCCAGCCCCCTCCCCTGCTGGGGTCTGGCCCTGCTGTTGCTGGGACTCACACAGGGGGTCGGGGGTCTGTCTGGTCTATGATGGCCCTCCTGGGACTCCAGCGATTTAGAAGAGGGCATGGGGTGGGATGGTTTCTGCATTCTTACCAACCCTGTGTCTGCTAACAAATGCCTACCAATAACACAGTAGcaacaagaaatgacaaaaagtggcAGCAGGAATGCCAGAACAATCTTCATCCAGGTCAGCGTCCTATACCAAGTGTCATCGGGGTATAAAATGGCACAGACCTCCACGCCAAGAACCTCTAAGTAGTGAGTGTCCCTGATAGCCAAGGTGGGGGCTGAGCAGGCACATGCCAGGACCCACACCAGGATGCACGTGAGCCGGGCACGTTTGGGGTCTCGTGCACTCTGGGAGCGGAGCGGATGCACGATGGCCAGGTAGCGGTCCATGCTCATACATGTGATGAAGAAGATGGAGGCGTAGAGGTTCAGGTTAAGGAGCATTCCGCAGATTTTGCACGCCACCCAGCCAAAGGGCCAGCTGTAGCCCCGGGAGTAGTAGACGGCCCACAGCGGCAGAGACAGCAGGAACAACAGGTCGGACACACACAGGTTCAGCATGAAGGTGTTAGCTACAGTTCTCCTCGAGGCACTGGCATGggccaacacacacactgccaagGTATTGGCGAGGATTCCCAGCACACAGATAATGCTGTAGATGGAGGGGATCACTGTGGTCATGGGTACAAGAGGCCAGTCTGTGCAGTGGGGAGCAGAGGCGTTCGCATAGGCCGTGGTGTTTACAGAAACCTCTACCGTTGAATAAGGGGAGAAGGTGGAGTTGAAAACAGAGCGGTCATTTGGGGTTGCCATAATGCGTCACACGTTTCCCTCCTTTCGGTTATCCAAGGTCAgctggaaataaaacaaatcaggAGGGCATTTAAAATTCAGTTGCCTTTTATGGACCACATTTCCCCGCACGGTAATCCTTAGCTGGCTCAAGTGTTTATTAGCCATCCTACTTGATAACTAATCACAGCAAAAATGCATTACACCATACTGGAGTGGAACTGTTATGAAATACATAGGAAGAGGTTGTAATCATCTGGCTCCTCAGACACAGCTACATTGTGTTAAAAATTGATTTACTTTTTTCAAACATTCCTGATTTAGATGAAAAAAGTGTCAActtaattttatatttcataGTTTTACCGGAATCGTACAAGTCACAGAAACTGATTCTATTACAGTGGAATGCACAAGAGGATTACATTACAAAGAGcagaaataagtgaaatttaaaGAAAACCAGTAACATACGGAAAATGACATCATTAATTAACATTTGCAATGGTAAATATCCTAAACCGGTTGAATTAGTGACAGAAACAAAGAGATCAAGCTACCCTCGCCCCAGCTCTGAAATCAACACAAGccgtttttaatgatttttcccGTTGATCGGATTCATTTTACCTGATATGATTGAGTGTCCAGTCCAAACAGTCAAGCGGTTTTCACTGCTTCTTTTGGCTAAAGTCCATGTCTTGACAACTGCTCCTCGACCCCTCTAAGAACAATCTGCACTGCTGAGCACCCACAACCATGTCATacttctgtgtgtctgtgtgtctggaGAAAACAGACTGGAGGCTCTGAGAAACCAGATGAGGGTTGGGGGGTCTTATAGCCCCCAAGAGCCTCTTTCAGGATTGCGCAACAGAGAAGTTGGTGCACGTCACACCGTCATCATTACTGAGGGGCTGGACTGTACCTGGACATGAGCCAGCTTGCGAAAGagcaagaaagagagagaggaacttttgtttttcattgcgtccctccttttttttcctcccttacAGAGCCTCTACCAGAAAAGGCCAAAACTGAGGAAATCAAGTCAAGATGTGAGTAATAGTGGAGTCTCCAGtgactgcagacacacaaccatGTGTCATACCTGACTGTAACAAATTGGATGTTGGTGCGTTTGAGGTGTCAAACTTAAAGCCCCGAACTGTCCCAACCAGAGGCCTCTGACCCCAAAAACAGAGGCTGTGTGTTAATTAGCAGGGCCTCGTACTTTGTGCCATATTCCTTCTGCCAGCGGTCAGATAAGCCATGGGAAATATTTACTCTGTCTCAGCGGAAGTCAAGCCAGTCACCGGGACAGAGGGAGAAGGGAGtgaggaggagggtgaggagggggagacagaggcACAGTATGGAAGATgaatgaggaggaggacgagcaGAAACTGCAGGGAGTGAACGAGAAgatgagaaggaaaaaaggcagggagagaggaagaggagggagaagaggagagaaagcGGAGATTCCCTCCAGTGGTTTTTCATTAAAGCCTCTGGTGAAAGTTAATGAGGGATGCGTGCAAAAGCTCAGAGACTGATTACATCACAGCTTCTTTGATCAACAGCGCGAGTATTCATCACTCCCTGCGAGCGCACGAGCACCAGCGCGTCGTGCAAGCGCGCACCGATGCTTCGATGCTTGTGCAACTGGATGCGCTTAATCTCAGGCCGGTGCGCGCTTCATCGACGCAACATGCTCgaatgtgtttacatgtgtgcGCACTCTGCTCCATTGAGTATCTATCAGGATGTGACATGTTCTAATAGCCGTGGGAAAGCTGACAGTGAGGATGAGGGATGAAGGTGAGGCTGAAAGCGGATTTTTGAAGGCCACAAATGAAGAGCTGTGTTGTCGCAAATCTTGCAGGATATGAGAAATCGGGAATGTGCTGTGTGTTGCAGAGCTGTTAAAATGGGAGAGTTAAGGTTTCCAAAACGGAAACTTGGTGATGCAGTGTTCTTCCATTGGCATGCTGGGTATGCACAGTTGTTCTCACACGCTCAGATGCCGTATCTTTGTGAGGACCCACCTCGTAAGCGTTGGGCCCAATTTCATCTATGACATGACCACAACCCTAATCCAAGGATCATTCAGGGCCGCCAAAATGCCCTCACACTAAAGGTCTAAAACTCACATTGGTCCTCACAAAAACAGATGTTCGACTGCTAGTACACTCATACCCTCACAGATAGTCAGAAGCCAAAGGCCCTCAGTCATGACATGCaacaactaaaaacagaaaattatggTGTCATGCTGgccaacagaaacaagaaaaaatagaactgcTCTGTCTGTGGAAAATACTTTTACAGAAGTACTAGAATACCATTTTCTTCTACTCCACCACATCCTTCTTTTTACTCCACTATAATTTTCTGACAGCTACTGATGAGCTGTCTTGCCtataaacacaaaaaggcaacttCATAGATTAAAGTGATATTTATTGCAGTTTTCTTCTATGTACATGCATCCAGAATAATAAGCAAATTTTCATATGTAGTGGTGAAGCACTCCATATTTAGCCAGACTTCttctaaaaacacattaaagagctTGTATTATGCACATATACAGGTATATAATTTGTTAATTTTGAGGTCTACTAGAATATGTTTACTCGCTTTAAGGTTCAGAAATCACACTTTGTCCTCATATATCATTGCTGCAGCACATTTCCTCTCACATTTTCTGGTTTAGGTCAAGTTCCCCGCACCTCCCAGGCTGACTTTTTGGTCCCACTTGTAAAAAGTCAGTCggttctgattggtcagctagcccggtgaaagcaaagcaacttTAGTTTCGGATCCTAGAGTATAGGACTGTGGCTGTAGCAGAGGCTGTTCTAGTGAGGAAATAATGGTGAACTGCAAGAAAGCTGCTCATTCTTTGTTAGTCGGCATGTCGCATTATTAACAACGCAGACATTTGTGTGACATGATGATGTCAGTaggtaacagaagaaaagcctgAGGTTCAAAAGAGGTGTTTCAGGGAGGTAGGGAGCAACAATAACTCCTTTTGCTGCCAACTATGCAAACTCGCAAACCTTTTACATGCAGACAAAAGCTCTACCAcacaataaacaagaaaagtactcagagagcgcaatactccgccaaggctgctcagtggttttatcatttctgacggctgaaatcttgaaaaaaaaagtcgtggcagaaatcacaccaccatagaatgtgtccatttgatttagatgtacccacaaacaaaatgatcttgcgctgagcacaggtgcatgttatgcatgtgtacggatatatatacatatgtacagataccgaattgcATGACTTAAATGTTGTGAAAATTATTGTATTTCATGATGAAATGTTCCTattcaggctgcacagtggagtagtggttagcactttcgccttgcagcaagaagatcccggttctaatcccggggtgggcctgggatctttctgcatggagtttacatgttctccctgtgcatgcgtgggttttcttcgggcactccggcttcctcccacagtccaaaaatatgctgaggttaattgactaatctaaattgcccataggtgtgattgtttgtctgtatatgtagccctgcgatagactggcaacctgtccagggtgtcccctgcctttgcccgagtcagctgggataggctccagcaccccctgcgaccctagtgaggataaagcggtgtatagaggatggatggatggatgttcctaTTCATTGTAACTGTGTGGTGTGTAACTCACATGAAGCTGTGCTCAGTAATTTTCAATGAAGTGCTGTAAAAGAACCAAGGTCTAACCATGTGTGATTTTATGAGCAATGTGGCTCTATATTGTGGGggtttgttttactgtgtttttatgtcttatttactttttctgttACTGTAAGGCActtcgtgatttttttttgtctgtgaaaggtgctatataaataaactttacttacttactaACTTAACCAGCAGCGAACTAGAGCTAACACATACCAAGATGTATAACTCATGCTCGTGTCCCTGTATAAAATCGATGCTGTTTCTTGCCTTTGTCAGTCACTTGTCCAGACTGTGTTCTGTTCATGTGATTCCTTGCTGCAAGTAAAACCTTGCTTTGACTTGAGAGTCGACTCTGACTATTAATTTGGAGAAGTCAGGACTCCACTGAAGAATTTTCCTGACATTagatatgtagcgggcggcgggcattgatgggactcggaaacacccccacaatttaatcaattgttccttgtatgatttccaacggatatgtcctgataagtccacagtggtcaaTTTATTGCAGGAtcgcagctgacatagtgttcacttgttgtcatggttacaatgaCGCCCTGCCACAATCTCACAATGATAtggaaatcctgaacaaatccacggatccagactataagccgcatcactgccaaaatataatcaattgatccttgtgtcatttctgaccttccctgaaagcttcatccaaatccgtgtctcagtaatgttgcacacagacaaacaaacgtacGGCGATCGTCACATACCTCcgccacgttccttggtggagtaataaggTAAACCCCGAAAAGCTAATATATGAGTTCTTTAAGTACATATTGGGATTGACAGTAAACATTATTAGCCCTCTTAGCAGCAATGTCAAACTGTCCACCAATTTAATGCTATCACAACATCAGATTTCAACTtgtcctgaaaaaaaaatggcatcGGTAATCTCAGTTGTACATTGCACTTTAGAAAATATTAGCAAAATAGTGGATGTCTTAAACACTACATATACTCACCATgaacatgtttgttttgcagctgtGATGATGCAAAGTCTCACAAAGCTCCTAGAATAGCTGCAGACTTtgagtgttgttgttttgcaacAGCCCTTTAACTCCTACCATTACCTCAGGCACTACtaatcacagtgaaaacattacAGTTAATCGTACTTTCACTGGATTTATCTCAGAACGGCTCCTTTGACCTTTGCCAATATTTTTGAATGGCAATCTCACTTTATCCTATCTGCAGACAATCGATTCAACCGTCTCACAGTGTACATGTTGACACCTGATTCCCTTTATAAGGCACTCACGGCATAAAAAACAAGTCGGAGTTAATTCTGCTACAAAATTGCAAATCGCAATTTGAGAGGCTGAGTGATTAGCAGTTTGAGCTCAGCGTGGGagagcgtgtttgtgtgtgtttgtctgatgATCCAAACACAGGGATTTAGTTACAGCCAGTGTCTGTACAGACAGCAGATAAGGAGAGCAACAGAGCAGAGAGCATCAAACTCCAACTTACATCACAACTCTCACTGGACATCAATCTCCCAGCTAATTATTTTATCactgttaattatttttttcaggctTAAAAGCATgacattatatttattttttttgcatttgcagTTTGTCAAAggtctctttttctttccccGGCACTCATTAAACAAAACATAATCATTATGTAACAGCGGAAGTTCTGCAGTTGAGATGTCAGGAAATCTGCCAAACAGACAAGTTTGCATTATGTTCAGTATGTTTTTGTTAGATGGACAGAACTGCCAACATCTGACTTAATTCAAATGCATGAGAATAAAAGGAAACTGTGCTTGTACTGACCTGAACAAACAGaggcacaaaaaaatgtgtgtaagTAAACATATATTCACAAACACCACTAAATAGCTTCTGTaactgttgtgtttatatttcttGCTGATAAATGTGCTATGTGTTTACTTGATAGTGGGGGTCTCCTTCACTGACCGGACCCTGAGAAGATAACCACCACAAACCACCAGTCCTCTGTGGAAAATCAGGCTCTTGGGGTTAAAAGGTGGGAGGTCAGTTTTGTCCCCCTCCCTGCTTCCTCTCTGACGGTCAAGAAACAAATCTGAGAGCGCTCTGGCCTGTTTGACAGAGTCCAGTCTTGGCATTAGTTCTCAGATTGTTATTGTAGATGATGCCTGTGGGTCAATATCAGTATAAAGTACATTTGCCATCCTTATCAGTATCACTcagttttcacaaaaatgttgcagaatAATGAAACTCTGGGGTCTTATTAGAAGTggacaaacatttacacatatatcagtacaaaaataagtctcttaaagtgtttttccttcattttatactattttctttaattgGATGCACATGATTTTGGCATGTCCCAGACACTGCTCTGCTAACCACAGTGTGTGTAAAAAGTGTTTAAATTATGCTAAATCGATATTTTTTAACATGGTTTTACTGTCCACAAGACATTATTtgataaaatgaatatttttaatcatgtacatgtttttgtcataattattTTAAGCATTTCACACCTGTCCCTGAAATTGCTGTCCACCCTGTCATTATGAGGTAACTGTCCCTTTAAGAAACCCTCTGATGGGTTCAGTGGCATCACTACTAGCAATATTTCTTTCTTCACTGGAGACTGAAATGGTGGCGGGTTTCAGAGTAAGTTGTTACACttatgttttgtaattttcatcaAATAATGCGTGTAGTTGGATGTTGTCAAGCTTAACATGTCCACTCTGTCATCATTAAATATAAGTTGACATATAAACctttcagaaatgtaaaatatatttgttaaacgGAACAGAGTCAGCTTGCTAACTGAATCAAGTTACTAAGTAAAAGTCCACCATGTGCTCATTAAATGCTAACGTTATCCAAAAATGTCCACCCTGTCATTGTCCACCCTGTCAGCGAACCTTCCATGACAGGGTGGACATGGTTCATGACAGGAAGGTCATATGCATAGTTTAGGCCAAAAGCTGATAGTAGTACATGAGAAAAGGACATctggcatttttaaaagcatttcctTTAGATTTATTGCATTTATGAGGCCATTTAGTTCACAATGTGTCCACCCTGTCATGCCACTGTCCACCctgttaatttcatgtttgatataaataaacaaattattttCACACGTaagcaaaatattttctgtgatttctttaTAAACATATGAGGGCCAAATAGTATTGCTAGAAAGTTTGAACAAGTATCTTTGCTGTTATAcattatttagaaaataaagttCAACTCTTGCAGATTTTATAGAAGAACAAAAGATTTGCCATAATTTCAGTATTATTCAAATACTTTTTCCATTCACTAAAATACATTATTGAGAAAGGGACCAAAAAGAGttctgaaaatgtacattttataaTCACTATGTAATTGCAATATATTTATTCTACTTTGAAATTGTCCGTGACAGGGGGgacatattttgctttttgtacGTACATTTTCTGCTTGCAGTTAATCTATAAAAAGTGTGGGAGCTTGACCAATATGCATTTCTGAAAGCACAACATCTACTTAATACAATGAATATGaattttggtggaaaattgcaacttttttttgggGTGATGGCAAAGTTCAAAAGGCACTTTATACTGATATTGACCCCTGTGTGGGATACTGCAAGAAAAGGGGGCCCCATACGCTGAGGGGACCCTTCAGAGAGGTGAAATGAGGCTATATTTAGCGTCACATCTTGCTGAGGGTGGGAGTTCACTAAATCTGCTAACAATAGCCCACAGTATATAGCAACAAGATGTCCATCCTTTCTAACAAGTTGTGAGAAGAAAAGGTTTCACGGGTTTCCAGCATTCCCACTCTCTCCGGTCACATCTATTTTGAACTGAGCCACTATGTTCCATGTGGTTTTTCATTAATGTTGTTGGCGGATAATCATTCAGGGACACCGAGCTGTTTCTGgagaagctgttttttttttttttttatctgaacaTTTGGCAGAGTTTTTCTTCAAAACAGCACAGTCACACCAGCTCACAAGTCCCTAACCCACTCGCCTCGAACCAGCAGCACAGACTGGAGCTGCGATGCCACATGATCGAAGCCGAGCTCGCATATGTGCGATTGTCTCCATGTGTTGCAAGAAGAGGGATGAGAAAGTATTGATGTCTGATTAATCTCTTGTTCTTTCATACATATttgtgaacaaacacacacacagacacacacacaaacacacaagggTCCCAAGGGTCATGACTCTGGACAGGCTCATGCAGAGTTTATGAAGTCCAGCTCTGGTCCCTCAGAGGAGCTGTAAAGAGGCTATAAAGATGTTAACAGATACCCTGGTCCATCTGTACAGACTGTGTACACacagaaatgagcaaaaacatgtGGCACCAAAAATGCTGTTCAAAGAACACATGGCATTCatatattattgtcattttaactgtttatcaACACAATCAGTTCCATGCCtacattgattgattgattgattttatttttgtgtcatgcaCAAACGTGTACCCAACCCTCATGGGTTTACAAGACACCAATATACCAGCATTGCAGCAGAATACACCCAAACATGTTCCCATATGTACTGTACATACACtattattcaaaagtttggacaatgtgatgttttccatgaaaactcacatttttactcatgctaacataattgcacacaggttttctaatcatcaatgagcctttcaacaccattaggtagcacaatgtaacattagaacacaggagtgatggttgctgtaagtgttcctctgtacccctatggagatattccattaaaaatcaggcggctagaatagccatttaccacattagcattATCTAGATTGATCTAATGTCATCtgcatttaataaaacaaacaaacaaaaaactgcttttctttcaacaataaagacatttctgacaCCAGACTTTTGAATGGGAGAGTACAATACATGtttttctgaaactttaaatttACTGGAATTTTTAGTTTCAGCAAGCCATAATGACTTGAGTTCAGACTTAtagacaaacaacgaatatccatccatccattctctattcacagcttcaacgtacacagcacgactcacatttccgggttcattattacacacagatgaaaatattccacaaaaaacggccataatccaaccttggacatccagacgaaacaagccagtaacatattttgtccaaaacatgtcttgaagtcggtgtatatactccacgaataggtcgttttcaaggaaatgcacctcgcgatgcgcggccaatattccctgtatttctcgtcatattttttgtactgaaaatggctggaattgactgcagcttatgatgtctataattatctgaaatgttgagggctagctacttagcttaggctagtgctagctgtgcttcccacaaaaagtcaggggtctttctactcacactgctatttttaaacactcctaaactcaatactgaacaaacaagtctcccttctctcctccctttcgttctgctaactactatgctgtgatcagcagcattgtcctcattattgttagcacctcatacccttgggcctagggtgggtagagctcatttacaggtatctgactcttagttttgataatgcacatctaactaatatacatacactacttccacttgaaattaaaaggtgtaatggctcaccccgttagcttaacattagcttagcatagcgaagctggtgtagccgtatcttacaaggcatttatcattctgacattgacctgtatgcacaaaaacatataaatataagcatacctcaaagaaaacgtatgagtccaggcttctataagtcttcatcttctccattgtgtggatgcctgggctgttgataaggtactcgtaaatggagtgccaTTGAAGATCTGGCCACAtagtagggtcgttttcccatgaaaccagaggaatttggtacggacatgactgcaaaccaaccagttctaatttttcttgataccgtagcttggcttttggctcaagatttccgaaataatcagcagacatttttctccgggtcaaaactGCGCAGTTTCGGCGGTCAAATCGcggttgctaatgactttgttgccccctcttttaatggcggcgtgcgttgctaaggaaggtatggtcacgtgtcccagactctgacgtcattgcgaaaaggtctattcaatgttttaaagctttttgtaaactcaagcaccttTAGCATCtcgaaaagtggtctattatgggatggatacaccggcttgaagtgctgcggtgatcagaaaactatttgttgcacaatttccaaataaccacgtttttatccaagctgccatcaggaagatttttaaaagaaactttctgCTCAACACATTCAGAGTGTTCTCGTCTtcaatcactgttcaccaaactttgttgtgcgctgacagtgcatcctgtgaattttcttcacggctggaaaacagactttaggttcattagcgctacctacctggctggagtgttcatcagtgttatcggtgtgccagaaatttgggaactgagaaaggtgcggttaaatacattattttttatgcattattttttattaattaaatagtcaaaattaacaagggcatagaggtaaaaaagcgatatatgcagtgttgtcttcattttaaatgccaaaaggttTTTGCGgctctctgtgttttcttttctgtgggaaacgggtcgaaatggctctttgagtgttaaaggttgccgacccctgttctaaacttactctttcaaataaatagccgcctaaccccctggaaaccagtgt containing:
- the LOC110958580 gene encoding type-2 angiotensin II receptor-like, encoding MATPNDRSVFNSTFSPYSTVEVSVNTTAYANASAPHCTDWPLVPMTTVIPSIYSIICVLGILANTLAVCVLAHASASRRTVANTFMLNLCVSDLLFLLSLPLWAVYYSRGYSWPFGWVACKICGMLLNLNLYASIFFITCMSMDRYLAIVHPLRSQSARDPKRARLTCILVWVLACACSAPTLAIRDTHYLEVLGVEVCAILYPDDTWYRTLTWMKIVLAFLLPLFVISCCYCVIGRHLLADTGLVRMQKPSHPMPSSKSLESQEGHHRPDRPPTPCVSPSNSRARPQQGRGLERVLWTVAAVVIAFFLCWFPFHCVTFIDVLKSEGWLDSCWVTWTIDNLTPLTLCLGFSNSAINPVLYCFIGNHFRGRLRGLCKGLSACLKARGEEHSQKRGSFSTRLSSFSRKLSDLRDLAIVEPSGPA